A stretch of DNA from Penaeus monodon isolate SGIC_2016 chromosome 20, NSTDA_Pmon_1, whole genome shotgun sequence:
CTCTGCACAGAACCTAATATACGAGTACATTCTACATCTGGTATTTTAAGTATTAATAAAACCAGGCTAAAATGCTCAATAATCCTGTTAACCCACCAAAGCCGACTGGCAAAGGAATCTCTCCACACAATTCTGACACATATCAACATAACATTGTCTTGTGAAATATTATACAGTTTTCACAGAAAGAAATTTCCCGATCAGTAGTGATACACAGCATTTCCCCATTTCACTTTGTTTTGTACATACCTTAGCCGCCATTTCCGACGATTACGGCCTATGCGACACCTCTTTCATGCAGATTTATACTTGTATTTGTNNNNNNNNNNNNNNNNNNNNNNNNNNNNNNNNNNNNNNNNNNNNNNNNNNNNNNNNNNNNNNNNNNNNNNNNNNNNNNNNNNNNNNNNNNNNNNGCGGTCNNNNNNNNNNNNNNNNNNNNNNNNNNNNNNNNNNNNNNNNNNNNNNNNNNNNNNNNNNNAAACAGGGTTTTGGTACCGTCGGAAAAGACGGCACTTGTGTCAGAATATAAATTCCATCAAAGAAAGGCCGAAGGCAGTCTTTACTTACATCAATGGTCAAGTTACAAAAAGATTTGGTTCCTGTACAGAATACTAGGAAGCAACAATAATTTATTGGATTTCACCAAACATTTTGCATTTGTTATAATCAAACATTATAGCACCACTCGTATATTTCCTTGTCCTATGAAACTGCCCACTAGGGAAGCACAAGGTACAGTGTGATACAAGAAAAGCAACACTAGACCGAAAAAGGAAAGCTAACCAAGCTCAAGAGGAGAAGAATGTTCTCGATATGCATATGTTCTAACATGTGCCTTGTGCTCCTTTATCCAGAATATATGAAGGGTTAATATGTATTAACTTGTGAATTCAGTTAGATAGTGGGAAACAAATGCTATTGCTGTTTTGCAATCATAGTAATTAAAAAACCCTAAGAATTATTTTGGTTctcttttgtgaaaaaaaacactgtaaCACCAATTCCGAATTAAGCATTATAAAAGGTAATGCCATAGGCATTCATTCTAATATTTTGCCGCGtttgtaaaaaggaaagaaagaaaaaaagttttatattcatACCAATGCCTAATAGCAGGAAAGTCTGCTATGTCAATAATAGGGATCAATTATCTTTGCTCCCTTTTACTGTTGGTGCTTAAAGTTATAATGGGGCTGATtctctgaaagtttttttttttttctctctctctctttctttgatatTGAGGATGGTCTTGATTTCCCTTCTGGGGTATGGCCCTTCACTTTATAAATCATCTCCAGATTCTAGCCACAGATCAGCAGTCTTAATAAGGATGATTACTATTGTAATGCTGAGAGTTGGGTAAGCGAATAACATGTGCAAAGAAAAGATATTACTAACGCCTCCCCAGGGGGTGCGCCTCCACGTTAAGAATCACTGNNNNNNNNNNNNNNNNNNNNNNNNNNNNNNNNNNNNNNNNNNNNNNNNNNNNNNNNNNNNNNNNNNNNNNNNNNNNNNNNNNNNNNNNNNNNNNNNNNNNNNNNNNNNNNNNNNNNNNNNNNNNNNNNNNNNNNNNNNNNNNNNNNNNNNNNNNNNNNNNNNNNNNNNNNNNNNNNNNNNNNNNNNNNNNNNNNNNNNNNNNNNNNNNNNNNNNNNNNNNNNNNNNNNNNNNNNNNNNNNCTGAATGCTTGGATCGGGATATCTTGCCTAAGAAAGGAAGCAGGACAAGATGTCCTAGAAAAGAGCTGCCACAAACAGGTTACAAGGCCGCATATCAACCCCACCTGCTGTTTGAGATTGGCATACCACAATATGCAGTCCTGAGTTTGTGATTAGTATTATCGACATCACTCTCCCTGgaaaataataagagtatatCATATTTCATACATCTGGAAAAGTATTTCCTTGATCTTCTTCCTGAGTTGATTATTCTATAACTCTGAACAGTGAATACCTGTGATGCAGACATTATTATTCTGGGATTTAACGAGTAGCAACATGTATTTTAAGGGTATGGATAAACTAAAGGGTCGTCTTTATACTTAAGTGAGTAATCGAAGGCAAAATTGCAATCATGAGGACAGTGGCAGGTAGATGCCTTGGATCCTGCCACATCGCCCTGCAACCCTGTACTCATGCAATCTAATCCATTATGATTTTGCCAAAATCACTCTCATGCTTGATTTTAAGGCACCCGCAAATGGACTATAAGCCGACACTCCAATTCTTATATTGCGTTGTTTTTAGTAAAAATATAACCCTCAAAGATGATGATTTTTCTCTTTATGATTGAATCCTTTCAAAGTGCTCCTGTTTTGCCCTGTAGTTCTTCGAATTTTCCTCTCGGGAGGTTTTAATGGGGGCGAATAACGCGTGCACCATTGCTCTAGAAATATGACcattactgaaaaaaatcatGTTCGCCACCGAATTGTCGTCGTTCAGATTTTAATTTGGAAAGAGGAAGGCTGTTACAAACTTTAAGTACTTTTTGGACTTTTGCTGACAGTGTGGGGACATGACGCAGTAATTGGTTGTTTGCTTTGCTCTTGTTTATTCTTGTGCATATAGACATCATAGCAAGCGTCTAGGATAACGGACTTCTTCAAGGAGTCACATGCAAGCCAGACTTGAACTGcgcatgtttttaaaaaaagttgaattTCTTAACGATCTTCTAGTGTTTCCCCCTTGATTTTTCGTTACACACAGGCGAGCTTTGAAGCTGAAGTTAGAcaaacattaattaaaaattttgtgagTAGCACCCAAAGGTGTTCCCAGCCAACGCTTTAAGCTGGAACCTTCTGCTCAGACATACTGGTCATATGTCGCTAATGAGACATGGTATATCAACTTTTTCCATAAGCTTCTATTTCGGTGCCATCCAAGATGCTACATTTGTTTTTTATGGGGTCGTTCAGACGCTgaacaggagggggaggatgcGTCAGCACTCACGTTTATTATGTTAGCCTTTATATGCTTTGGTAGCATTATCAACTGCAATaatctcttattcttattagctaaagaaataatataagaaaaaaacaatagtttcACCATTGCTTGGAATTTTAAGTCGTTATAATCGTTACAGTTTTGCTCATGTTATTGATCTGGAGGTTGCTGAAAGACTTCTTCCTGAATAATGCGATTTTCAGAAAAGAAAGACTGGTNNNNNNNNNNNNNNNNNNNNNNNNNNNNNNNNNNNNNNNNNNNNNNNNNNNNNNNNNNNNNNNNNNNNNNNNNNNNNNNNNNNNNNNNNNNNNNNNNNNNNNNNNNNNNNNNNNNNNNNNNNNNNNNNNNNNNNNNNNNNNNNNNNNNNNNNNNNNNNNNNNNNNNNNNNNNNNNNNNNNNNNNNNNNNNNNNNNNNNNNNNNNNGTCCATTCCAGTGTTTATTTGTACTCACCTCAACGAAGAGACAGCAAACACAACCGTCCGGATAATTGGCAGGATAGTTGGGGGATAACCAGGTTTCGGTGCCGGTTGTGGACGGATAATTGGCTAGACTGACAATTATGGTCCTGTTACATGATCCACAAGCGCTCAGGACTGAAAGAACATGATGGAATGTACAGTGTATCAGTATAATANNNNNNNNNNNNNNNNNNNNNNNNNNNNNNNNNNNNNNNNNNNNNNNNNNNNNNNNNNNNNNNNNNNNNNNNNNNNNNNNNNNNNNNNNNNNNNNNNNNNNNNNNNNNNNNNNNNNNNNNNNNNNNNNNNNNNNNNNNNNNNNNNNNNNNNNNNNNNNNNNNNNNNNNNNNNNNNNNNNNNNNNNNNNNNNNNNNNNNNNNNNNNNNNNNNNNNNNNNNNNNNNNNNNNNNNNNNNNNNNNNNNNNNNNNNNNNNNNNNNNNNNNNNNNNNNNNNNNNNNNNNNNNNNNNNNNNNNNNNNNNNNNNNNNNNNNNNNNNNNNNNNNNNNNNNNNNNNNNNNNNNNNNNNNNNNNNNNNNNNNNNNNNNNNNNNNNNNNNNNNNNNNNNNNNNNNNNNNNNNNNNNNNNNNNNNNNNNNNNNNNNNNNNNNNNNATTCTATCTTAGGGGACTGTACAAATACTATTCATCGCCTCACCTGTGCACGTAAACCCATCACCAGTATAACCCGTCTTGCACGTGCAAGTGTAGCTGCCGTCCGTGTCCGTGCAGTCGGCATTGACGTCACATCCGCCGTTATTCGTTAGACACTCGTTGATGTCTAAAAAGAACGATCATTTtcttatgtatatgaaaaaactgGGTAAACTGCCTAACTAACGAAATTCACAATGCAAANNNNNNNNNNNNNNNNNNNNNNNNNNNNNNNNNNNNNNNNNNNNNNNNNNNNNNNNNNNNNNNNNNNNNNNNNNNNNNNNNNNNNNNNNNNNNNNNNNNNNNNNNNNNNNNNNNNNNNNNNNNNNNNNNNNNNNNNNNNNNNNNNNNNNNNNNNNNNNNNNNNNNNNNNNNNNNNNNNNNNNNNNNNNNNNNNNNNNNNNNNNNNNNNNNNNNNNNNNNNNNNNNNNNNNNNNNNNNNNNNNNNNNNNNNNNNNNNNNNNNNNNNNNNNNNNNNNNNNNNNNNNNNNNNNNNNNNNNNNNNNNNNNNNNNNNNNNNNNNNNNNNNNNNNNNNNNNNNNNNNNNNNNNNNNNNNNNNNNNNNNNNNNNNNNNNNNNNNNNNNNNNNNNNNNNNNNNNNNNNNNNNNNNNNNNNNNNNNNNNNNNNNNNNNNNNNNNNNNNNNNNNNNNNNNNNNNNNNNNNNNNNNNNNNNNNNNNNNNNNNNNNNNNNNNNNNNCATTTGGTTAAAAGCCAAATACTTACTAGTGCAGGTAGTAAATCCATCCCCAGTGTATCCTGTTTTACAAACGCACGTGTAACTTCCGACTGTGTCGATGCAATCTGCGTTGACGTGGCAGCCTCCGTTGTTTGTTAAACATTCGTTGATATCTGTATAAGAATTACACCTGAATTAAAGTATAAATTTTGGACAATCTGAAATTGAAATTATTTATGATTTGCTGgtattgcaaaattatttatGGATAACCACAAAAGTAATTTTGTGGCCGGGAATCGATGGACTGAACATtaaaacagacacagatacatgTATGGCTGATTCAACCCTTCATAAAATTggacatatttaatatatctaaatttaatGAAAGAATCTAATCTTGACTCTAAGCATTTATTTGTGAACTACATTCCTCTGGTGTtgtacaaacaacacatatatatctaNNNNNNNNNNNNNNNNNNNNNNNNNNNNNNNNNNNNNNNNNNNNNNNNNNNNNNNNNNNNNNNNNNNNNNNNNNNNNNNNNNNNNNNNNNNNNNNNNNNNNNNNNNNNNNNNNNNNNNNNNNNNNNNNNNNNNNNNNNNNNNNNNNNNNNNNNNNNNNNNNNNNNNNNNNNNNNNNNNNNNNNNNNNNNNNNNNNNNNNNNNNNNNNNNNNNNNNNNNNNNNNNNNNNNNNNNNNNNNNNNNNNNNNNNNNNNNNNNNNNNNNNNNNNNNNNNNNNNNNNNNNNNNNNNNNNNNNNNNNNNNNNNNNNNNNNNNNNNNNNNNNNNNNNNNNNNNNNNNNNNNNNNNNNNNNNNNNNNNNNNNNNNNNNNNNNNNNNNNNNNNNNNNNNNNNNNNNNNNNNNNNNNNNNNNNNNNNNNNNNNNNNNNNNNNNNNNNNNNNNNNNNNNNNNNNNNNNNNNNNNNNNNNNNNNNNNNNNNNNNNNNNNNNNNNNNNNNNNNNNNNNNNNNNNNNNNNNNNNNNNNNNNNNNNNNNNNNNNNNNNNNNNNNNNNNNNNNNNNNNNNNNNNNNNNNNNNNNNNNNNNNNNNNNNNNNNNNNNNNNNNNNNNNNNNNNNNNNNNNNNNNNNNNNNNNNNNNNNNNNNNNNNNNNNNNNNNNNNNNNNNNNNNNNNNNNNNNNNNNNNNNNNNNNNNNNNNNNNNNNNNNNNNNNNNNNNNNNNNNNNNNNNNNNNNNNNNNNNNNNNNNNNNNNNNNNNNNNNNNNNNNNNNNNNNNNNNNNNNNNNNNNNNNNNNNNNNNNNNNNNNNNNNNNNNNNNNNNNNNNNNNNNNNNNNNNNNNNNNNNNNNNNNNNNNNNNNNNNNNNNNNNNNNNNNNNNNNNNNNNNNNNNNNNNNNNNNNNNNNNNNNNNNNNNNNNNNNNNNNNNNNNNNNNNNNNNNNNNNNNNNNNNNNNNNNNNNNNNNNNNNNNNNNNNNNNNNNNNNNNNNNNNNNNNNNNNNNNNNNNNNNNNNNNNNNNNNNNNNNNNNNNNNNNNNNNNNNNNNNNNNNNNNNNNNNNNNNNNNNNNNNNNNNNNNNNNNNNNNNNNNNNNNNNNNNNNNNNNNNNNNNNNNNNNNNNNNNNNNNNNNNNNNNNNNNNNNNNNNNNNNNNNNNNNNNNNNNNNNNNNNNNNNNNNNNNNNNNNNNNNNNNNNNNNNNNNNNNNTGTGCNNNNNNNNNNNNNNNNNNNNNNNNNNNNNNNNNNNNNNNNNNNNNNNNNNNNNNNNNNNNNNNNNNNNNNNNNNNNNNNNNNNNNNNNNNNNNNNNNNNNNNNNNNNNNNNNNNNNNNNNNNNNNNNNNNNNNNNNNNNNNNNNNNNNNNNNNNNNNNNNNNNNNNNNNNNNNNNNNNNNNNNNNNNNNNNNNNNNNNNNNNNNNNNNNNNNNNNNNNNNNNNNNNNNNNNNNNNNNNNNNNNNNNNNNNNNNNNNNNNNNNNNNNNNNNNNNNNNNNNNNNNNNNNNNNNNNNNNNNNNNNNNNNNNNNNNNNNNNNNNNNNNNNNNNNNNNNNNNNNNNNNNNNNNNNNNNNNNNNNNNNNNNNNNNNNNNNNNNNNNNNNNNNNNNNNNNNNNNNNNNNNNNNNNNNNNNNNNNNNNNNNNNNNNNNNNNNNNNNNNNNNNNNNNNNNNNNNNNNNNNNNNNNNNNNNNNNNNNNNNNNNNNNNNNNNNNNNNNNNNNNNNNNNNNNNNNNNNNNNNNNNNNNNNNNNNNNNNNNNNNNNNNNNNNNNNNNNNNNNNNNNNNNNNNNNNNNNNNNNNNNNNNNNNNNNNNNNNNNNNNNNNNNNNNNNNNNNNNNNNNNNNNNNNNNNNNNNNNNNNNNNNNNNNNNNNNNNNNNNNNNNNNNNNNNNNNNNNNNNNNNNNNNNNNNNNNNNNNNNNNNNNNNNNNNNNNNNNNNNNNNNNNNNNNNNNNNNNNNNNNNNNNNNNNNNNNNNNNNNNNNNNNNNNNNNNNNNNNNNNNNNNNNNNNNNNNNNNNNNNNNNNNNNNNNCAATTCTNNNNNNNNNNNNNNNNNNNNNNNNNNNNNNNNNNNNNNNNNNNNNNNNNNNNNNNNNNNNNNNNNNNNNNNNNNNNNNNNNNNNNNNNNNNNNNNNNNNNNNNNNNNNNNNNNNNNNNNNNNNNNNNNNNNNNNNNNNNNNNNNNNNNAGNNNNNNNNNNNNNNNNNNNNNNNNNNNNNNNNNNNNNNNNNNNNNNNNNNNNNNNNNNNNNNNNNNNNNNNNNNNNNNNNNNNNNNNNNNNNNNNNNNNNNNNNNNNNNNNNNNNNNNNNNNNNNNNNNNNNNNNNNNNNNNNNNNNNNNNNNNNNNNNNNNNNNNNNNNNNNNNNNNNNNNNNNNNNNNNNNNNNNNNNNNNNNNNNNNNNNNNNNNNNNNNNNNNNNNNNNNNNNNNNNNNNNNNNNNNNNNNNNNNNNNNNNNNNNNNNNNNNNNNNNNNNNNNNNNNNNNNNNNNNNNNNNNNNNNNNNNNNNNNNNNNNNNNNNNNNNNNNNNNNNNNNNNNNNNNNNNNNNNNNNNNNNNNNNNNNNNNNNNNNNNNNNNNNNNNNNNNNNNNNNNNNNNNNNNNNNNNNNNNNNNNNNNNNNNNNNNNNNNNNNNNNNNNNNNNNNNNNNNNNNNNNNNNNNNNNNNNNNNNNNNNNNNNNNNNNNNNNNNNNNNNNNNNNNNNNNNNNNNNNNNNNNNNNNNNNNNNNNNNNNNNNNNNNNNNNNNNNNNNNNNNNNNNNNNNNNNNNNNNNNNNNNNNNNNNNNNNNNNNNNNNNNNNNNNNNNNNNNNNNNNNNNNNNNNNNNNNNNNNNNNNNNNNNNNNNNNNNNNNNNNNNNNNNNNNNNNNNNNNNNNNNNNNNNNNNNNNNNNNNNNNNNNNNNNNNNNNNNNNNNNNNNNNNNNNNNNNNNNNNNNNNNNNNNNNNNNNNNNNNNNNNNNNNNNNNNNNNNNNNNNNNNNNNNNNNNNNNNNNNNNNNNNNNNNNNNNNNNNNNNNNNNNNNNNNNNNNNNNNNNNNNNNNNNNNNNNNNNNNNNNNNNNNNNNNNNNNNNCTACATTTGGTTAAAAGCCAAATACTTACTAGTGCAGGTAGTAAATCCATCCCCAGTGTATCCTGTTTTACAAACGCACGTGTAACTTCCGTCTGTGTCGATGCAATCTGCGTTGACATGGCAGCCTCCGTTGTTTGTTAAACACTCATTGATATCTGTTTAAGAATGgtatttaaatctaaattaaataataaattttggaaAGATTGATGGAATAAGTAATTTGTGTCCGGGAATCGATGGAGTTCGGACAAATGGAGTGAAACTAAAGAACTAAAAATCAAAACATGCGTAGAAAGGTATGGCATTGGTTCAACCTTTCGATCTAAAATGCTTCGAAGCATTTATTTATGAACTAATTCCTCCGGTGACTTACTGTCTTTGGAAAAATGTACTCTTTNNNNNNNNNNNNNNNNNNNNNNNNNNNNNNNNNNNNNNNNNNNNNNNNNNNNNNNNNNNNNNNNNNNNNNNNNNNNNNNNNNNNNNNNNNNNNNNNNNNNNNNNNNNNNNNNNNNNNNNNNNNNNNNNNNNNNNNNNNNNNNNNNNNNNNNCGAACATTCCTGGTTCAAGGTAATACTAGGACACTTACTGGTGCAGGTAATATATCCATCCCCAGTGTATCCTGTTTTACAAACGCACGTGTAACTTCCGTCTGTGTCGATGCAGTCTGCGTTGACGTGGCAGCCTCCGTTGTTTATTAAACACTCGTTGATATCTGTATGAGATGATAGANNNNNNNNNNNNNNNNNNNNNNNNNNNNNNNNNNNNNNNNNNNNNNNNNNNNNNNNNNNNNNNNNNNNNNNNNNNNNNNNNNNNNNNNNNNNNNNNNNNNNNNNNNNNNNNNNNNNNNNNNNNNNNNNNNNNNNNNNNNNNNNNNNNNNNNNNNNNNNNNNNNNNNNNNNNNNNNNNNNNNNNNNNNNNNNNNNNNNNNNNNNNNNNNNNNNNNNNNNNNNNNNNNNNNNNNNNNNNNNNNNNNNNNNNNNNNNNNNNNNNNNNNNNNNNNNNNNNNNNNNNNNNNNNNNNNNNNNNNNNNNNNNNNNNNNNNNNNNNNNNNNNNNNNNNNNNNNNNNNNNNNNNNNNNNNNNNNNNNNNNNNNNNNNNNNNNNNNNNNNNNNNNNNNNNNNNNNNNNNNNNNNNNNNNNNNNNNNNNNNNNNNNNNNNNNNNNNNNNNNNNNNNNNNNNNNNNNNNNNNNNNNNNNNNNNNNNNNNNNNNNNNNNNNNNNNNNNNNNNNNNNNNNNNNNNNNNNNNNNNNNNNNNNNNNNNNNNNNNNNNNNNNNNNNNNNNNNNNNNNNNNNNNNNNNNNNNNNNNNNNNNNNNNNNNNNNNNNNNNNNNNNNNNNNNNNNNNNNNNNNNNNNNNNNNNNNNNNNNNNNNNNNNNNNNNNNNNNNNNNNNNNNNNNNNNNNNNNNNNNNNNNNNNNNNNNNNNNNNNNNNNNNNNNNNNNNNNNNNNNNNNNNNNNNNNNNNNNNNNNNNNNNNNNNNNNNNNNNNNNNNNNNNNNNNNNNNNNNNNNNNNNNNNNNNNNNNNNNNNNNNNNNNNNNNNNNNNNNNNNNNNNNNNNNNNNNNNNNNNNNNNNNNNNNNNNNNNNNNNNNATTGCCCACAATCCGTTACCTTCTTTGGCCATAATTCGTTACCTTCTTTGGCCACAATTCGTTACCTTCTTTGGCCACAATTCGTTACCTTCTTTGGCCACAATTCGTTACCTTCTTTGGCCACAATTCGTTACCTTCTTTGGCCANNNNNNNNNNNNNNNNNNNNNNNNNNNNNNNNNNNNNNNNNNNNNNNNNNNNNNNNNNNNNNNNNNNNNNNNNNNNNNNNNNNNNNNNNNNNNNNNNNNNNNNNNNNNNNNNNNNNNNNNNNNNNNNNNNNNNNNNNNNNNNNNNNNNNNNNNNNNNNNNNNNNNNNNNNNNNNNNNNNNNNNNNNNNNNNNNNNNNNNNNNNNNNNNNNNNNNNNNNNNNNNNNNNNNNNNNNNNNNNNNNNNNNNNNNNNNNNNNNNNNNNNNNNNNNNNNNNNNNNNNNNNNNNNNNNNNNNNNNNNNNNNNNNNNNNNNNNNNNNNNNNNNNNNNNNNNNNNNNNNNNNNNNNNNNNNNNNNNNNNNNNNNNNNNNNNNNNNNNNNNNNNNNNNNNNNNNNNNNNNNNNNNNNNNNNNNNNNNNNNNNNNNNNNNNNNNNNNNNNNNNNNNNNNNNNNNNNNNNNNNNNNNNNNNNNNNNNATATATAAGCAGGCAGACAGGGGAGCTTATGAATAATCTTAATAACATCGAATATTGCCTTGTTCATTATAAGACATGCGCAAGATAAACCCAATAAATCCATATTCACTAGAGCTTTATGGTTAGATACTTACTAGTGCAGCTAATGACGCCATCCCCGGTGTATCCTGTTTTACAAACGCACGTGTAACTTCCGTCTGTGTCGATGCAATCTGCGTTGACGTGGCAGCCTCCATTGTTTACTAAGCACTCGTTGATATCTGTGTCGAGATTTTATAAGTGTATTTTTTACTACTTAAATTTACATTCTTTCCCGCAACGcaccccccttcacacacacacataatatcggAAAATATATGGTACTTAAAATCAGTTTATGTAAACAACTTTGTATCTTTTCAATagtgtgcaatatatattttacgcgTTTTCTCAAGTGCAAGAGAAATGTTCAGGGATTTATTATGGACTGACTTTActcatttttatgatgatgaaattCTGTATGTTATAACTATAGATATGAAAGCCCGGTCAACTGATGGACGTAATAAGATGTAATATGTTTCAAAACTAATTCAAagaaaatgattttgataatcctgaagataatataaaaaaataataataacatacttgtACAGCTAATATAGCCATCCCCGGTATATCCTGTTTTACAAACGCACGTGTAACTTCCGTCTGTGTCGATGCAATCTGCGTTGACGTGGCAGCCTCCGTTGTCTACTAAACACTCGTTGATATCTGATTAAAAGCAAATTATCAAGTGGTATATCTCACATGACTTtcccctatctctttttttctgtatcccTTGNNNNNNNNNNNNNNNNNNNNNNNNNNNNNNNNNNNNNNNNNNAACCAACCGTACCAAAAAAATAGGagaccaataataatattgaataatctgAATAATTAAGAACATGTTTCAGAATTTCATGGTGTTCTAGTAAAGACATGAGAGGCTCAAAACAAGAGGCTCATAGCATCATCCTAAATTCCCTTATATAGGGAGGGAAAATAACATATCTGTAAGAGGACAGAACACATATGATTCGAAATGctaaattattgtcataatatttttttttcagtatttttttaagaAAGTGCTCGTCTTANNNNNNNNNNNNNNNNNNNNNNNNNNNNNNNNNNNNNNNNNNNNNNNNNNNNNNNNNNNNNNNNNNNNNNNNNNNNNNNNNNNNNNNNNNNNNNNNNNNNNNNNNNNNNNNNNNNNNNNNNNNNTANNNNNNNNNNNNNNNNNNNNNNNNNNNNNNNNNNNNNNNNNNNNNNNNNNNNNNNNNNNNNNNNNNNNNNNNNNNNNNNNNNNNNNNNNNNNNNNNNNNNNNNNNNNNNNNNNNNNNNNNNNNNNNNNNNNNNNNNNNNNNNNNNNNNNNNNNNNNNNNNNNNNNNNNNNNNNNNNNNNNNNNNNNNNNNNNNNNNNNNNNNNNNNNATAGTTGATTAGATACCTACTATCGCAGATAATAACCCCATCACCGGTATATCCTGTTTTACAAACGCACGTGTAACTTCCGTCTGTGTCGATGCAATCTGCGTTGACGTGGCAGCNNNNNNNNNNNNNNNNNNNNNNNNNNNNNNNNNNNNNNNNNNNNNNNNNNNNNNNNNNNNNNNNNNNNNNNNNNNNNNNNNNNNNNNNNNNNNNNNNNNNNNNNNNNNNNNNNNNNNNNNNNNNNNNNNNNNNNNNNNNNNNNNNNNNNNNNNNNNNNNNNNNNNNNNNNNNNNNNNNNNNNNNNNNNNNNNNNNNNNNNNNNNNNNNNNNNNNNNNNNNNNNNNNNNNACTTACTAGAACAATCAATGATTCCATCTCC
This window harbors:
- the LOC119585992 gene encoding fibrillin-2-like, translated to MCPVACGVNNDICHVNAECIDVGGSFTCVCKTGYTGDGIIDCSNINECLVDNGGCHVNADCIDTDGSYTCVCKTGYTGDGYISCTNINECLVNNGGCHVNADCIDTDGSYTCVCKTGYTGDGVISCTNINECLINNGGCHVNADCIDTDGSYTCVCKTGYTGDGYITCTNINECLTNNGGCHVNADCIDTDGSYTCVCKTGYTGDGFTTCTNINECLTNNGGCHVNADCIDTVGSYTCVCKTGYTGDGFTTCTNINECLTNNGGCDVNADCTDTDGSYTCTCKTGYTGDGFTCTVLSACGSCNRTIIVSLANYPSTTGTETWLSPNYPANYPDGCVCCLFVELQDVGTISFGFNSGDKIFTATNCAQDRLVIDSSDNNYDAVICDDLTSKTHFMIKSDSSEPNPTTTACFITSFADGNTVEKGFEMTLSISLIV